The sequence gcAAGACGTTACCTTTCTGTAGTACACCCCCTTAAAGGggaattttggaaatttctatAGTACACTCCCTATTTATTTCaccatctaaaaaaaaatttaatctattttttttataattgtctacgttgtagttatttagaactacttgtaaatttttaaaaaatttcaaataatttacagTGCTAAAAATAAGATCTAAATAGTTACTTACCactcttataaaaaaaaacagttacacatacaacaaaatatttaaacctTAATTACAACATTGTAAActactcaaaattttctaaccCTTTTGTAATATAGACATATCCTAAATAACTAGTTACCTCAAAGGTGTAATATTGTGATTAgtacaatttaatattaaatcccactcattttattttaataaaaattattataggaCACTTCATAGTACTAGTTATCTTAGTTAACCAATTAaccctttatttttattttgttaaataccGATTTAAATTACATGAAGCACCATCTTGTATTATTAATCAACTAATTGAGTTTAACTAATAACAACCTAAACAATTACAGAAATTAAAAATGGTGCATAGAAAGAGTAGAGAGAAAATAGGTCAAAAAGATTAGATCATAGGCTTGTTTGTTGTTGGTATGCGTTTATGGCCCTATCAACCTATCCAAAGATTTGCctgaaaataattataatgtgtTACAGACTACAGTCATTGTCAACCAAAAACAATAaatcaataaaacaaaaataaaaataaagtctTTAGTGAATGAGTGTGATGTGAGCTAATGCGTTACACTCTCTCTCTGGTTTTGAGGAGATTGAGATTTTTACAACTTTCAAAAAAGCATAAACAAAAAAGTTTTgaagaaaactaaaaaaattaaaaaaaaaatatgtaatatagTATGGAGAATAGGAAAAAAGGACATACACACCCACATGGCCTTATTggctgtatatatatataagaaaaaaaattaaaaaataaaaaactcaaaaataccATGGTTTACAACTTACAATACAAGATCctcctcattttttttttctttttttcttttttttttttttaattctcaaCAATTGAAGTTTTACAAAACATTCATTTCATTCCTACATAAGAATTTTCAcctttgtgaaaaaaaaattctttaatttGATGCTTCCCCTAATTACCCATTTCTTCTTATCTTCCCCTAATCCCACCCCCTAATTTTGACAAGTTCTTTTTTTCACCATTTCCTtctgagaaagaaaaaaaaagaaaaagaaggaaagaaattcagaaactCATGTAGGAAATGTCCACCTCAAAATAGCTATTTTGCCTCTTTTAAGTTtccttcctttttctttttctctgtcAAAAATCTGCACAAAATAACATATATTCCAATAATGACTGCATTAGAATTATAACCCAAAAACCAAAGTTTTCATCTTTcttatgaaaaattcaaaacaaaGAGATGAAAAAGATTCAATCTTTATTTTACATACCATCATGTTTCTTCATCAAATTTCTTGCAAACAACATACAAATGACTAGAAATCCAACTCCAGCTGCTCCTCCTAATATTATAGCCACAGTTTTGCCTGTATTTGCTCCACCAACTGAATCAatcaaaaaaattcaaaccccATTACAGATAAACACAAAAAACATCATAAAGCAACAACCTTTATTTCATTTCATCCatggttatatatatacatacctgatgaagatgaagaagatgatgaagaagaggaTGATCTTCTTGGAACCCCATTTGGATAATAACTATAACTAATGAAACACTTATGGAGATAAATTTGTCCTGATATAGAACTCCCACACTCAACCTCAGATCTCTGAACAGCAGTCTTAACACACTCACTACAATCTGAGTCACCAACATCACCTTCACACTGAGCCAAAACATATACTTGTTGATAGTTTGTTGTGTAGAAACCATGTCCTGAAACAACACCATTTTCCATGACATTAAAAGCAGTGTCTCTTCTCTCCTCAAAGCCAGTACCAGCCACATTAGTACTCCCACATGTCTTGTAAAGCATTTCCATGCCTGAAATCTGAGCAAAGCCATAAACTTCATAGAGCAAATAGCAACCATAAAGCTGGACTCTTGCAGCTACTGTCTTTCCACAGAGATTGTCAGCCATTGAAGGTAGTTTGCTAACACAGTTGTAACAATCAGCATTGCTTAGATCTCCTCTGCATTGAAATAAACCAGTGAATGAGGTTTGGCCACTCCCAGATGAGGTTTTGAAAAATTTGGTCTTTGATGATTGTTGAACTAGAGAACCCAAAAGAGCTGAAAGGGTTTGGGAGTAAACCCCTGTTGGATCTGAGAAAACTTGCTTTGAACAACCTTTGTAAACCAGAGAAGTGTAATCAGCTGCAGATTCAGTAAGTGGAACAAGCTCAAAAATTGTTAGGATTGGAAGAATGAAGAGGATGAGAAGAGAAAAGGGTCTAGTGGGAAAACCCATTTGGGGTTTGGAGAAAAAAAATGAACTTTTTTTGAAAGATCAAATCATGACAGGTTTTTTGGAGATTTTAGTTGATTTTCAGATGGGTTTTGGTTTGAACAGAGGAAAAAGAAGAACTCAATAGAGATTTTTGTGATCTTATAACCCTATTGTGTTTTACAAAGGGTTTTTGGTCTTTGTGTGGTGGtgaatgtatttttttattatttattattttatttatttatttactttttgatttttagtgtgGCCTACCTCTGGAGATGTGCGTGAGgcatctttttatttatttattattatttgcataattttaaataaataaaaaatttatttcttgAGTAAAGAGAGAGATGAGTAGAGTGTATTATATTGTATGAAAAGTGAATGTGAAAATgttgataattaaaaaaaaatactaatcctTTCAAGTATTTGTTAAATGTATAAtaatgtttgtattttgttttaaatatttGAAGAGAATGAGAACAAAATGGGGgttaatgtaaaataataataatagtgttGAGAGTAGGAACAATATTCTCTTGGGTAGAGAAGGTTTGTAGAGTTATATGAATTAAAAAGGGGATATGGTTTTGATTGAGGCAGAGAAGAAGTGTATCAAGTTTGACTAAAGTACATCTTTATGATGATACACTTTGAAATTCACAAGTGGGGTAACTCCTTATTTTTCTATTCATTCTTGTTTAGTTTTTCATGTAAACAAAATGTAAGTTAATATTATAATTGCCAACATCATTTGTATTTGGGATTTAGTTAGGCAGAGAACTAATACCCAAAAGGGCTAAATTTTGAAAGATTTAAAATACCCATCTTAAATAATATAGCAAGAGTATAATAAGTATAGTAATAAAAATGAAGAAATTTGGGGTTCAAGAATGCATATTAAATCTACACTAAGCCCTTCTAATCAAGATAATAACTATTTTTGTTTCTTCTCTTTAGTGGCTCTCTTCTATTAAGGtatttcttcttttatttacTCGAATTCGACAATGAGACAAAAACAAAGAGAACAGGAataattatggtatttttattttcataaaaaatacaataaaaacttGTAATAAGGCATTTAAATGTTAGaaagtatttataattttctttttgaaataGTTTATgaagttaaaaataaatttcaaataatcaatCTGTACAAATGaa is a genomic window of Cannabis sativa cultivar Pink pepper isolate KNU-18-1 chromosome 9, ASM2916894v1, whole genome shotgun sequence containing:
- the LOC115723144 gene encoding plasmodesmata-located protein 2 — encoded protein: MGFPTRPFSLLILFILPILTIFELVPLTESAADYTSLVYKGCSKQVFSDPTGVYSQTLSALLGSLVQQSSKTKFFKTSSGSGQTSFTGLFQCRGDLSNADCYNCVSKLPSMADNLCGKTVAARVQLYGCYLLYEVYGFAQISGMEMLYKTCGSTNVAGTGFEERRDTAFNVMENGVVSGHGFYTTNYQQVYVLAQCEGDVGDSDCSECVKTAVQRSEVECGSSISGQIYLHKCFISYSYYPNGVPRRSSSSSSSSSSSSVGGANTGKTVAIILGGAAGVGFLVICMLFARNLMKKHDDF